From Apium graveolens cultivar Ventura chromosome 9, ASM990537v1, whole genome shotgun sequence, the proteins below share one genomic window:
- the LOC141684788 gene encoding uncharacterized protein LOC141684788 isoform X1, which produces MRFRFSPDTETSMGLVQHEGGPCSVLATIQAEIIISKLTKEKKWSNQERENLHWEVVDGPDDSIKHHVLNGNEYKALPHVDTDVGLQSLTVMWHLRHCHALYRYWLLNKNGIN; this is translated from the exons ATGAG GTTTAGGTTTAGTCCTGATACAGAAACATCTATGGGTTTGGTACAACATGAAGGCGGGCCTTGTAGTGTGTTAGCAACTATTCAA GCTGAGATAATTATTTCAAAGCTGACAAAGGAGAAGAAATGGAGCAATCAAGAGAGGGAAAATTTACACTG GGAAGTTGTTGATGGACCTGATGATAGCATTAAACATCATGTTCTTAATGGAAACGAATATAAGGCACTGCCACATGTTGACACTGATGTCGGCTTGCAATCCTTGACAGTGATGTGGCATTTAAGGCACTGCCACGCGTTGTACAGATACTGGTTACTGAACAAAAATGGGATAAATTGA
- the LOC141684788 gene encoding uncharacterized protein LOC141684788 isoform X2: MRFRFSPDTETSMGLVQHEGGPCSVLATIQAEIIISKLTKEKKWSNQERENLHCDVAFKALPRVVQILVTEQKWDKLRQGQEVEKANRFLQTFNALNNA, encoded by the exons ATGAG GTTTAGGTTTAGTCCTGATACAGAAACATCTATGGGTTTGGTACAACATGAAGGCGGGCCTTGTAGTGTGTTAGCAACTATTCAA GCTGAGATAATTATTTCAAAGCTGACAAAGGAGAAGAAATGGAGCAATCAAGAGAGGGAAAATTTACACTG TGATGTGGCATTTAAGGCACTGCCACGCGTTGTACAGATACTGGTTACTGAACAAAAATGGGATAAATTGAGGCAGGGTCAAGAGGTTGAGAAAGCCAATCGATTTTTGCAAACCTTCAATGCGCTGAACAATGCGTAG